Proteins found in one Methylobacterium sp. CB376 genomic segment:
- the soxY gene encoding thiosulfate oxidation carrier protein SoxY, which translates to MAAYDSNMFDRRFVLRAAGLGSVIAAASFCLPLRASANPDAAYPADAFKQKGEADAVKKLFGQAATASDKVKLDAPEIAENGAVVPVSVSTDLPDVTSIAILVAENPSALAAVYKFAPGTLPTVASRLKMAKTTPVIAVVEAGGKLYSATREVKVTVGGCGG; encoded by the coding sequence ATGGCTGCCTACGACAGCAACATGTTCGACCGCCGCTTCGTCCTCCGGGCGGCGGGTCTCGGGAGTGTCATCGCGGCGGCCTCCTTCTGCCTCCCGCTCCGCGCCTCCGCCAATCCCGACGCCGCCTACCCGGCCGACGCCTTCAAGCAGAAGGGCGAGGCGGATGCCGTGAAGAAGCTGTTCGGGCAGGCCGCCACCGCCTCCGACAAGGTCAAGCTCGACGCCCCCGAGATCGCCGAGAACGGCGCCGTCGTGCCCGTCTCGGTCAGCACCGACCTGCCGGACGTCACCTCCATCGCGATCCTCGTCGCCGAGAACCCGAGCGCGCTCGCGGCCGTGTACAAGTTCGCGCCCGGCACGCTCCCCACCGTGGCGAGCCGCCTGAAGATGGCCAAGACCACGCCGGTCATCGCCGTCGTGGAGGCCGGAGGCAAGCTCTACAGCGCCACCAGGGAAGTGAAGGTCACGGTCGGCGGCTGCGGCGGCTGA
- a CDS encoding TonB-dependent receptor produces MTSFQAVDLNRRIFGQSFPETYRTVYQEFRAAYDGAGPFKGVAGVVFLDNQFTRRASGTRNDVDARSVAVFGEGTYALTDRLDLTVGTRVAVDWSSIGFNGGSFGFNFDNDASFTNFQPKVSLGYQVDPTTRVYALVSEGYKPGGFNRAVSNPLDAVAYKPERAWNYEVGARTEMLNGLATVSGAFYRIETSHQQINAGPVGFQVLRNAAEGTSTGVEVELALRPTDRLTLTAQGAFGRSEFSGYADPITGQRIAGGRTPQAPDLVTNVGFRYLIDQTWLPAQMALTGAARTVSRTYFDPANTFSQGSFTTFDAGLDVVFDPASTLRLFVTNLTDRTYRTYSFAYGPATLSTIGQPRIVGLSWRTRF; encoded by the coding sequence GTGACGTCGTTCCAGGCCGTCGACCTCAACCGTCGCATCTTCGGGCAGTCCTTCCCCGAGACCTACCGGACCGTCTATCAGGAGTTCCGCGCGGCCTATGATGGGGCTGGTCCGTTCAAGGGCGTCGCGGGCGTCGTGTTCCTCGACAACCAGTTCACGCGCCGCGCCTCGGGCACGCGCAACGACGTGGATGCGCGCAGCGTCGCGGTGTTCGGCGAGGGCACCTACGCGCTCACCGACCGGCTCGACCTCACCGTCGGCACCCGTGTTGCGGTCGACTGGTCGTCGATCGGCTTCAACGGCGGCAGCTTCGGCTTCAACTTCGACAACGACGCGAGCTTCACGAATTTCCAGCCGAAGGTCTCCCTCGGCTACCAGGTCGACCCGACGACGCGGGTCTACGCCCTCGTCTCCGAGGGCTACAAGCCGGGCGGCTTCAACCGCGCGGTCTCCAACCCCCTCGACGCCGTCGCCTACAAGCCGGAGCGGGCCTGGAACTACGAGGTCGGCGCGCGCACCGAGATGCTGAACGGCCTCGCGACGGTGTCGGGTGCCTTCTACCGCATCGAAACCTCCCACCAGCAGATCAACGCCGGCCCGGTCGGCTTCCAGGTGCTGCGCAATGCCGCCGAGGGCACCAGCACCGGCGTCGAGGTCGAGCTGGCTCTGCGGCCCACCGACCGTCTGACGCTGACCGCGCAGGGCGCGTTCGGCCGCTCCGAGTTCTCCGGCTACGCCGATCCGATCACGGGCCAGCGCATCGCCGGGGGCCGCACGCCTCAGGCGCCGGACCTGGTGACCAATGTCGGGTTCCGCTACCTCATCGACCAGACCTGGCTGCCGGCCCAAATGGCCCTCACCGGCGCCGCCCGGACGGTGAGCCGCACCTACTTCGACCCGGCCAATACCTTCTCGCAGGGCTCCTTCACGACCTTCGATGCCGGGCTCGACGTCGTCTTCGATCCCGCCTCGACCCTGCGCCTGTTCGTCACCAATCTCACCGACCGCACCTACCGAACCTACAGCTTCGCCTACGGCCCGGCCACGCTCAGCACCATCGGCCAGCCGCGGATCGTGGGCCTGTCATGGCGGACGAGGTTCTGA
- the soxC gene encoding sulfite dehydrogenase, with product MRLAAAGAGGAALPVPARAGEAGPPPEYPWSQSLGAGVVDRPYGQPAAQEAGVIRRNVPWLTAGTQSSISFSPIQDLQGILTPNGLFFERYHAGRADVDPEQHRLMIHGLVERPLLLSMGDIVRYPSVSRIHFIECPANGGMEWRAAQLNSLQFTHGMISCAEWTGVTLSTLLDEVGVKPEGKWVMFEGADGAHMNRSLPLSKCLDDCLIAYGQNGEALRPEQGYPLRLVVPGWEGNVSVKWLRRIKIGDQPWYSREETSKYTDLMPDGKSRGFTWAIDAKSVITFPCPEKPLTKPGLYEVRGLAWTGNGKVKRVDVSVDGGANWQAAALHEPVLSKALTRFSLPWQWDGTPALLESRVIDETGYVQPTIAELRRIRGVNSVYHNNSIQTWQVKPDGSVFDVQTA from the coding sequence CTGCGCCTTGCCGCGGCGGGGGCTGGAGGCGCCGCGCTGCCGGTCCCGGCCCGGGCCGGGGAGGCGGGGCCGCCGCCCGAGTATCCCTGGTCGCAGAGCCTCGGGGCCGGCGTCGTGGACAGGCCCTACGGCCAGCCCGCCGCGCAGGAAGCCGGCGTCATCCGCCGCAACGTGCCCTGGCTGACGGCGGGCACCCAATCCTCGATCAGCTTCTCCCCGATCCAGGATCTCCAGGGCATCCTCACGCCCAACGGCCTGTTCTTCGAGCGCTACCATGCCGGCCGGGCCGACGTGGACCCGGAGCAGCACCGCCTGATGATCCACGGCCTCGTGGAGCGCCCGCTGCTGCTCTCGATGGGCGACATCGTCCGCTACCCTTCCGTCTCGCGCATCCACTTCATCGAGTGCCCGGCCAATGGCGGCATGGAATGGCGCGCGGCGCAGCTCAACTCCCTGCAGTTCACCCACGGCATGATCTCCTGCGCCGAGTGGACCGGCGTGACGCTCTCGACCCTCCTCGACGAGGTCGGCGTGAAGCCCGAGGGCAAGTGGGTCATGTTCGAGGGCGCGGACGGCGCCCACATGAACCGCTCCCTGCCCCTGTCCAAGTGCCTGGACGATTGCCTGATCGCCTACGGTCAGAACGGCGAGGCGCTGCGGCCCGAGCAGGGCTACCCGCTGCGGCTCGTGGTGCCGGGCTGGGAGGGCAACGTCAGCGTCAAGTGGCTGCGGCGCATCAAGATCGGCGACCAGCCGTGGTACTCCCGCGAGGAGACGTCCAAATACACCGACCTGATGCCCGATGGGAAATCCAGGGGATTCACCTGGGCCATCGACGCCAAGTCGGTCATCACCTTTCCGTGCCCCGAGAAGCCGCTCACCAAGCCGGGCCTCTACGAGGTGCGCGGCCTCGCCTGGACCGGCAACGGCAAGGTCAAGCGGGTCGACGTGTCCGTCGACGGCGGCGCCAACTGGCAGGCCGCCGCCCTGCACGAGCCGGTGCTGTCGAAGGCCCTGACCCGGTTCTCCCTGCCCTGGCAGTGGGACGGCACACCGGCCCTGCTCGAATCCCGGGTCATCGACGAGACCGGCTACGTGCAGCCGACCATCGCGGAACTGCGCAGGATCCGCGGCGTGAATTCCGTCTACCACAACAACTCGATCCAGACCTGGCAGGTGAAGCCGGATGGCAGCGTGTTCGATGTCCAGACCGCTTGA
- a CDS encoding ABC transporter ATP-binding protein/permease, whose translation MMEAGRVVDSGTPAELEARCAHYRDLWDAYRDTERWRLRG comes from the coding sequence GTGATGGAGGCCGGTCGCGTCGTCGACAGCGGCACGCCGGCCGAGCTCGAGGCACGCTGCGCCCACTATCGCGACCTCTGGGACGCCTACCGCGACACCGAGCGCTGGCGGCTGAGGGGCTGA
- a CDS encoding EF-hand domain-containing protein: MTLATLVRVTALTAILAAGASSSATAQTPTAPMSTPGQSAQPPQPGMPGMMGGMGGMGGMGQGGMCGMGMMGHMMGGMNRGMMDDGLRMRMMFAIADTDGDGSLSFDEVTAIHRRIFNAADTNKDGKVTLEELQKFLRGQ; this comes from the coding sequence ATGACCCTCGCCACACTGGTGCGCGTGACCGCTCTCACCGCCATTCTCGCTGCTGGCGCAAGCTCCAGCGCGACCGCCCAGACACCAACGGCTCCGATGAGCACGCCCGGCCAAAGCGCCCAGCCTCCTCAGCCTGGGATGCCGGGCATGATGGGAGGCATGGGAGGCATGGGAGGCATGGGCCAAGGCGGCATGTGTGGAATGGGGATGATGGGCCACATGATGGGCGGGATGAACAGGGGCATGATGGATGACGGCCTCAGGATGAGAATGATGTTCGCTATTGCCGATACGGATGGAGACGGGTCCCTCTCGTTCGACGAGGTGACAGCTATCCATAGGCGCATCTTCAATGCCGCCGATACCAACAAGGACGGCAAGGTGACCCTTGAGGAGCTGCAGAAGTTCCTTCGGGGACAGTAG
- the soxX gene encoding sulfur oxidation c-type cytochrome SoxX, with amino-acid sequence MRRHPCTALLVATLVLARAGAALAQGDAAEGKAIAFDRGRGNCLSCHAIPGGDLPGNIGPSLAGLKQRYPNREDVVAIIRDETLRNPETVMPPFGRNLLLSDREIRSIVEYLYSY; translated from the coding sequence ATGCGCCGGCATCCCTGTACGGCACTCCTGGTCGCCACCCTGGTCCTTGCCCGGGCCGGCGCTGCCCTGGCGCAGGGCGACGCGGCCGAGGGCAAGGCCATCGCGTTCGACCGGGGCCGGGGCAACTGCCTCTCCTGCCACGCGATCCCCGGCGGCGACTTGCCGGGCAATATCGGCCCGTCGCTGGCAGGCCTGAAGCAGCGCTACCCGAACCGCGAAGACGTCGTCGCGATCATCCGGGACGAGACCCTTCGCAATCCGGAGACGGTCATGCCGCCGTTCGGCCGGAACCTGCTCCTCTCCGACCGGGAAATCCGGTCCATCGTCGAGTACCTGTATTCGTACTGA
- a CDS encoding ABC transporter ATP-binding protein gives MPTGSWCSTRAASRRAATMPGCSREVAATPATGRFRTAAPRAPAALAFRRMHTMPQPAERPVSWWRDLTRRMEPRMRVRYRIGLALLATDAGLAAVPLLTAAWVVHGLAAGTWTDGRSLAATALVAGAFLARIAVMPVGFARGFESDYGAVAELRLDLFAHLRRLGLGALARVGAGGLADLVTNRFRWIEEEAGYGLGRQVGQAALSLVLVAALGAVHPLFLAAALVLAGLAVLAYRGLDRALARLARDQASLVAETAERMVEFLAGLPVLRAMGQVDAQRGAYRRQVEALHAFYQRAIGTVAPQVSAARILLDLAVLALVGVAVALFTNGAIDAPGLAVALLVLLLLLAPLDASLGEGFMMRLVGDAHARAAAILAQPALEDGTEPVRPGEIRFEGVRFGYGPGRPVLDGFDLALPAGQVTAVVGPSGAGKSTLLALIARAFDPEAGRITVGGQDIRAVPLDRHLARLGVVPQDVILFADTLAGNLRLARPGASQAECRAAAERACCGDLVAHLPQGFDTVLGEGGRDLSGGERQRVAITRAILKDAPIVLLDEATSALDAESEHGVGEGLRALFRDRTVLMVAHRLQTIRGPTTSW, from the coding sequence ATGCCGACCGGATCGTGGTGCTCGACGCGGGCCGCATCGCGGAGAGCGGCGACCATGCCGGGCTGCTCGCGCGAGGTGGCCGCTACGCCCGCTACTGGTCGCTTCAGAACGGCGGCGCCGCGGGCCCCGGCGGCATTGGCCTTCCGGAGGATGCACACCATGCCGCAGCCCGCTGAGCGCCCGGTCTCCTGGTGGCGCGACCTCACCCGCCGGATGGAGCCCCGGATGCGGGTCCGCTACCGCATCGGGCTCGCCCTCCTCGCCACCGATGCGGGGCTCGCCGCGGTGCCGCTCCTGACGGCGGCGTGGGTCGTCCACGGCCTCGCCGCGGGAACCTGGACGGACGGGCGCTCGCTCGCCGCGACCGCCCTCGTGGCGGGGGCGTTCCTGGCCCGGATCGCCGTGATGCCGGTCGGCTTCGCCCGCGGCTTCGAGTCCGACTATGGCGCCGTGGCAGAACTCCGGCTCGACCTGTTCGCCCATCTGCGGCGCCTCGGCCTCGGCGCGCTCGCGCGGGTCGGCGCGGGCGGCCTGGCGGACCTCGTGACCAACCGCTTTCGCTGGATAGAGGAAGAGGCGGGTTACGGCCTCGGCCGCCAGGTCGGGCAGGCCGCGCTCTCGCTGGTGCTGGTTGCGGCGCTCGGCGCGGTGCACCCGCTCTTCCTCGCCGCGGCGCTCGTCCTCGCGGGCCTCGCCGTCCTCGCCTACCGGGGCCTCGACCGCGCCCTCGCGCGGCTCGCCCGCGACCAGGCGAGCCTCGTCGCCGAGACCGCCGAGCGCATGGTCGAGTTTCTGGCCGGCCTGCCGGTGCTGCGCGCGATGGGGCAGGTCGACGCGCAGCGGGGCGCCTACCGTCGGCAAGTCGAGGCGCTGCACGCCTTCTACCAGCGGGCGATCGGCACCGTGGCTCCCCAGGTGAGCGCCGCGCGCATCCTCCTCGACCTCGCGGTGCTCGCCCTGGTTGGCGTCGCGGTCGCCTTGTTCACGAATGGCGCGATCGACGCGCCCGGCCTCGCCGTCGCGCTCCTCGTGTTGCTGCTCCTGCTCGCCCCCCTGGACGCCTCCCTCGGCGAGGGCTTCATGATGCGCCTCGTCGGCGACGCCCATGCCCGCGCGGCCGCGATCCTGGCGCAGCCGGCCCTGGAGGACGGGACTGAGCCGGTCCGCCCAGGCGAGATCCGCTTCGAGGGGGTGCGCTTCGGCTACGGGCCGGGCCGGCCGGTGCTCGACGGGTTCGACCTCGCGCTCCCGGCCGGGCAGGTGACGGCGGTGGTCGGCCCGAGCGGCGCGGGCAAGTCGACGCTGCTGGCGCTCATCGCGCGTGCCTTCGACCCCGAGGCGGGACGGATCACGGTGGGCGGGCAGGACATCCGCGCGGTGCCTCTGGATCGGCACCTCGCCCGGCTCGGAGTCGTGCCGCAGGACGTGATCCTGTTCGCCGACACGCTGGCCGGCAACCTTCGTCTCGCCCGCCCCGGGGCGTCGCAGGCCGAGTGCCGGGCGGCGGCCGAGCGGGCCTGCTGCGGGGACTTGGTGGCGCACCTGCCGCAGGGCTTCGACACGGTCCTCGGCGAGGGTGGGCGCGACCTCTCCGGCGGCGAACGCCAGCGGGTCGCGATCACCCGCGCTATCCTCAAGGACGCGCCGATCGTGCTGCTCGACGAGGCGACCTCGGCCCTCGATGCGGAGAGCGAGCACGGTGTCGGCGAAGGGCTGCGGGCGCTGTTCCGGGACCGGACCGTGTTGATGGTGGCCCACCGGCTGCAGACCATCCGCGGGCCGACCACATCGTGGTGA
- a CDS encoding MBL fold metallo-hydrolase, which produces MIRRAALILAVLLAGSASASDYAPIGKPLAVAQVPGKPIYYSLGNTGVPSQANEGNTSNGGFVVTDDGVVVYDALGTPSLGWALLEQIRTITDKPVRYVVVSHYHADHIYGLQAFKDHTGAVVIAQERAAQYRDNDETADERADARLRQRQGALAPWVDEHTRIVPPDLTFAERATLTLGGKRFVLLYAGPAHSASDMMMMVEPDGVLFAGDIVQNGRIPHMNSDDVDTGRWLTALKQVEGLKPRFIIPGHGEPSTEAAKAIAFTAGYITDVRRVMKNAVDSWTDFDAAYKAADWSAYDKLPAFAANNRGNAYRIFLELEGANFTDGKKSEP; this is translated from the coding sequence ATGATCCGGCGGGCCGCGTTGATCCTGGCTGTCCTGCTCGCGGGGTCGGCGTCGGCGTCCGATTACGCGCCGATCGGCAAGCCGCTCGCCGTCGCGCAGGTGCCTGGCAAGCCGATCTATTACAGTCTCGGGAATACCGGTGTGCCGAGCCAAGCCAACGAGGGCAACACCTCGAATGGCGGCTTCGTGGTCACGGATGACGGGGTGGTGGTGTACGACGCCCTCGGCACGCCGAGCCTCGGCTGGGCGCTGCTGGAGCAGATCCGGACCATCACGGACAAGCCCGTGCGCTACGTCGTGGTGAGCCATTACCACGCCGATCACATCTACGGGCTGCAGGCGTTCAAGGATCATACCGGCGCCGTCGTGATCGCCCAGGAGCGGGCGGCGCAATACCGCGACAACGACGAGACCGCCGACGAACGGGCGGATGCCCGCCTGCGCCAGCGCCAGGGAGCGCTCGCCCCTTGGGTGGACGAGCACACGCGGATCGTCCCGCCCGACCTCACCTTCGCCGAGCGGGCGACCCTCACGCTCGGCGGCAAGCGCTTCGTGCTGCTCTATGCCGGGCCCGCCCATTCGGCGAGCGACATGATGATGATGGTCGAGCCCGACGGGGTGCTGTTCGCGGGCGACATCGTCCAGAACGGCCGCATCCCGCACATGAACAGCGACGACGTCGATACCGGCCGATGGCTGACGGCCCTGAAGCAGGTCGAGGGATTGAAGCCGCGCTTCATCATCCCCGGCCACGGCGAGCCTTCCACCGAGGCGGCCAAGGCCATCGCCTTCACGGCGGGGTACATCACCGACGTGCGACGGGTGATGAAGAACGCGGTCGACAGCTGGACCGATTTCGATGCCGCCTACAAGGCGGCCGACTGGTCCGCCTACGACAAGCTCCCCGCCTTCGCCGCCAACAACCGCGGCAACGCCTACCGCATCTTCCTGGAACTCGAGGGCGCGAATTTCACGGACGGGAAGAAGTCCGAGCCGTAG
- a CDS encoding YeeE/YedE family protein → MEPHVIRAVLGLVIGCVLGYAARRGRFCTLGALEDAVYGQDTRRLRAWALAIAVAMVGVHGLRLYGLELHRTLYASSQLAIGPLILGGLTFGFGMALVGNCAFGNLLRLGGGDLKALIALLVAAVSAVMAMRGLTAVVRVMAVDPLFVSIPGGRLQLLPDLLGVGSPASMALAAACAALLTVYAFADGAFRNDRTLAAAAVVIGTCVTAGWWATGFAGFDAFGTGRPTSLSFARPIGDALLFAMVASGMQVDFGIASVLGVLVGAFVEARQARRFRWEAPDDPGELRRHIVGAFLMGTGGITALGCTIGQGVTGIATLSVGSAIALASIALGGRAGLYYLVERRG, encoded by the coding sequence ATGGAGCCGCATGTCATTCGCGCGGTCCTTGGACTCGTGATCGGATGCGTGCTCGGCTATGCGGCGCGGCGCGGCCGCTTCTGCACGCTCGGCGCATTGGAAGATGCCGTTTATGGCCAGGACACGCGGCGGCTGCGCGCCTGGGCGCTCGCCATCGCGGTGGCGATGGTCGGCGTCCATGGCCTGCGCTTGTACGGGCTCGAACTCCACCGGACGCTGTACGCCTCGTCACAGCTCGCGATCGGACCCTTGATTCTCGGCGGCCTGACATTCGGGTTCGGCATGGCCCTCGTCGGCAATTGCGCCTTCGGGAATCTATTGCGACTCGGCGGCGGGGACCTGAAGGCCCTGATCGCTCTCCTCGTCGCGGCCGTCTCTGCGGTCATGGCGATGCGGGGGCTCACCGCCGTCGTGCGGGTGATGGCGGTTGATCCTCTCTTCGTGTCGATCCCCGGCGGGCGCTTGCAGCTCCTTCCGGACCTGCTCGGCGTCGGGAGCCCCGCATCGATGGCCCTCGCGGCCGCCTGCGCCGCCCTCCTCACCGTTTATGCCTTCGCGGATGGAGCTTTCCGGAATGACCGGACGCTCGCCGCGGCGGCGGTCGTGATCGGAACGTGCGTGACCGCGGGATGGTGGGCGACGGGGTTCGCCGGGTTCGATGCCTTCGGGACCGGCCGGCCGACGTCGCTGAGCTTCGCCCGGCCCATCGGCGACGCCCTGCTCTTCGCGATGGTGGCATCCGGGATGCAGGTCGATTTCGGGATCGCCTCGGTCCTTGGCGTGCTGGTGGGGGCGTTCGTCGAGGCGCGGCAGGCGCGGCGCTTCCGCTGGGAGGCCCCGGACGACCCGGGCGAGTTGCGGCGGCACATCGTCGGCGCGTTCCTGATGGGCACCGGCGGCATCACCGCGCTGGGCTGCACCATCGGCCAGGGCGTGACCGGGATCGCGACGCTGTCCGTCGGGTCGGCCATCGCCCTGGCGTCGATCGCGCTGGGAGGACGCGCCGGCCTCTATTACCTCGTGGAGCGGCGAGGCTGA
- a CDS encoding ArsR/SmtB family transcription factor: protein MQATTIDETTLDAFAAQAAEAVRLLRLLGNEHRLMIACLLIVHGELSVGQLVEELRLSQSALSQHLARMREDGVLTFRREAQTLYYSIKDPNAVAVIGLLKQLYCKDL from the coding sequence ATGCAGGCGACGACGATCGACGAGACGACTCTGGATGCCTTCGCGGCTCAGGCCGCTGAGGCGGTGCGCTTGTTGCGCCTGCTCGGAAATGAGCACCGGCTGATGATCGCCTGTTTGCTGATCGTGCATGGGGAGCTGTCCGTCGGGCAATTGGTCGAGGAACTTCGGCTCAGCCAGTCGGCTCTGTCGCAGCATCTCGCGCGGATGCGAGAGGACGGAGTGCTGACGTTCCGGCGGGAGGCCCAGACGCTCTACTACAGCATCAAGGACCCGAACGCGGTCGCGGTGATCGGACTTCTGAAGCAGCTTTACTGCAAGGACCTGTGA
- a CDS encoding c-type cytochrome: protein MSRPLDALLALGALLALAGPAAAGGKPLYGYGTRPSQAQIDAWNIDVRGHDGLGLPAGKGSVDQGSEVFAEKCAACHGTFGEGVDRWPKLAGGEGTLTADRPEPTVGSYWPFAATLYDYIDRAMPFPNPRSLTPDEVYALTAYILNLNNLVPGDFVADKDSLPKVRMPNRDNFTWEDPRPDTRAEPCMAKCRDPKAITITSTAEGKTLTPRTTGALDDMQPK, encoded by the coding sequence ATGTCCAGACCGCTTGACGCCCTTCTCGCCCTCGGCGCGCTCCTCGCGCTCGCCGGCCCCGCCGCGGCCGGGGGCAAGCCCCTCTACGGCTACGGCACGCGCCCGAGTCAGGCGCAGATCGACGCCTGGAACATCGACGTGCGCGGGCATGACGGCCTCGGGCTTCCGGCAGGCAAAGGCAGCGTCGATCAGGGCAGCGAGGTCTTTGCCGAGAAATGCGCCGCCTGCCACGGCACTTTCGGCGAGGGCGTCGACCGCTGGCCCAAGCTCGCGGGCGGCGAAGGCACCCTGACGGCGGATCGACCGGAGCCGACGGTGGGCAGCTACTGGCCGTTCGCGGCGACTCTCTATGACTACATCGACCGGGCGATGCCGTTTCCGAACCCGCGCAGCCTGACGCCTGACGAGGTCTACGCGCTCACCGCCTATATCCTGAACCTCAACAACCTGGTGCCCGGCGACTTCGTGGCCGACAAGGACAGCCTGCCCAAGGTCAGGATGCCCAACCGCGACAACTTCACCTGGGAGGATCCGCGGCCCGACACCCGCGCCGAGCCTTGCATGGCGAAGTGCCGCGATCCGAAGGCGATCACCATCACCTCGACCGCCGAGGGCAAGACCCTGACCCCGCGCACCACGGGGGCCCTCGACGACATGCAGCCGAAATGA
- a CDS encoding TonB-dependent receptor plug domain-containing protein yields MLSTGRISSVFVTTIATFVGFPALSQPAGGEIKLDEVIITSNKREQRLDRVDASVTAVTAARLADNDVRDVSDLQKVLPGIVIESRGNRAYANFTVRGISSPDFYNPVMQVYVDGVPQASANLAQDLFDVGRIELLRGPQGTLYGMNAFAGVLNIATEKPRFARADVFGTASERLFEIGTLTTSVLIPDAMFLDLGFKERSFTGQIRDIDRHRDDVDWWNGLGGRAALRYAPLGSAFDASLIVSHAALARGDLHPRLRREAARLPLLRHPVPLQRPGARDDDGRPDHELPVERRHLHQRDVVPGRRPQPSHLRAVLPRDLPDRLSGVPRGL; encoded by the coding sequence ATGCTCTCAACAGGCAGGATATCATCAGTTTTTGTTACGACTATAGCAACGTTTGTCGGTTTTCCGGCCCTGTCGCAGCCGGCAGGGGGCGAGATCAAGCTCGACGAAGTGATCATTACTTCAAACAAGCGCGAGCAGCGTCTGGACAGGGTCGACGCCTCGGTCACGGCGGTGACGGCGGCGCGGCTCGCCGACAACGACGTGCGCGATGTGAGCGATCTGCAGAAGGTCCTGCCCGGGATCGTGATCGAGAGCCGCGGCAACCGCGCCTACGCCAACTTCACGGTCCGCGGCATTTCCTCGCCGGACTTCTACAACCCGGTCATGCAGGTTTACGTCGACGGCGTGCCTCAGGCTTCGGCGAACCTGGCGCAGGACCTCTTCGACGTCGGCCGGATCGAACTCCTGCGCGGGCCGCAGGGCACGCTCTACGGGATGAACGCCTTCGCGGGCGTGCTCAACATCGCGACCGAGAAGCCGCGCTTCGCCCGCGCCGACGTGTTCGGCACCGCCTCCGAGCGCCTGTTCGAGATCGGCACCTTGACGACGAGCGTGCTCATCCCCGACGCGATGTTCCTCGATCTCGGCTTCAAGGAGCGCTCCTTCACCGGCCAGATCCGGGACATCGACCGCCATCGCGACGACGTCGACTGGTGGAACGGCCTCGGTGGTCGCGCTGCTTTGCGCTACGCGCCGCTCGGGAGTGCCTTCGACGCCAGCCTGATCGTCTCGCACGCTGCGCTCGCGCGAGGAGACCTACATCCTCGACTCCGACGTGAAGCGGCGCGCCTTCCGCTCCTCCGTCATCCCGTTCCCCTGCAGCGTCCTGGGGCGCGAGACGACGACGGCCGGCCTGACCATGAACTACCGGTTGAACGACGTCACCTTCACCAGCGTGACGTCGTTCCAGGCCGTCGACCTCAACCGTCGCATCTTCGGGCAGTCCTTCCCCGAGACCTACCGGACCGTCTATCAGGAGTTCCGCGCGGCCTATGA